A single window of Cellulomonas sp. NTE-D12 DNA harbors:
- a CDS encoding thioesterase family protein, translated as MNGQPNGGSNGAQDGARGRVVMPVRWSDVDLFGHVNNAAFLRYLDDARFTLFPQMGVDESGALTASLLVVAKHEIDYLAPLTFRPVPFVVEVWVPRTGRSSVDIAYEIRDAPEDGAVCLRARTRMVQLDAATHLPRPFTDEERAAFEAYAGPEPQLHGW; from the coding sequence GTGAACGGTCAGCCGAACGGTGGGTCGAACGGTGCGCAGGACGGTGCTCGCGGACGGGTGGTGATGCCGGTCCGCTGGTCCGACGTGGACCTGTTCGGGCACGTGAACAACGCGGCGTTCCTGCGGTACCTGGACGACGCCCGGTTCACCCTGTTCCCGCAGATGGGCGTCGACGAGTCGGGCGCGCTGACCGCCTCGCTGCTGGTGGTGGCCAAGCACGAGATCGACTACCTGGCACCGCTGACGTTCCGCCCCGTGCCGTTCGTCGTCGAGGTGTGGGTGCCGCGGACCGGCCGGTCGTCGGTGGACATCGCCTACGAGATCCGGGACGCACCGGAGGACGGCGCCGTCTGCCTGCGGGCACGCACCCGGATGGTGCAGCTGGACGCCGCCACCCACCTGCCGCGGCCGTTCACCGACGAGGAGCGGGCGGCGTTCGAGGCGTACGCGGGCCCGGAGCCGCAGCTGCACGGCTGGTGA
- a CDS encoding Sir2 family NAD-dependent protein deacetylase gives MSDHHDHHHGPQPTVTVLTGAGISTGSGIPDFRGPQGVWTQDPASAELLEIGRYMASADVRARGWAMWRDHPAWAAQPTAAHRALVELERAGLLIAALTQNFDGLHQRAGSDPGHVVELHGTLTTTSCMRCGARWPTEQVLARLADEPDPRCTECGAGVLKPDIVYFGERLPDEALERAVNAATDAEVFVAIGTTLTVQPVASLAGLAVDRGARLVVVNAQPTPYDHLAAEVIREPIDQAVPALVARLVDEQARPLG, from the coding sequence ATGAGCGACCACCACGACCACCACCACGGCCCGCAGCCGACCGTCACCGTCCTCACCGGGGCGGGCATCTCCACCGGCTCGGGCATCCCCGACTTCCGCGGACCGCAGGGCGTGTGGACGCAGGACCCCGCCTCCGCCGAGCTCCTCGAGATCGGCCGGTACATGGCCTCCGCCGACGTCCGGGCGCGCGGCTGGGCGATGTGGCGCGACCATCCGGCGTGGGCGGCGCAGCCGACGGCCGCGCACCGCGCGCTGGTCGAGCTGGAGCGTGCGGGCCTGCTGATCGCGGCGCTGACGCAGAACTTCGACGGCCTGCACCAGCGTGCCGGGTCCGACCCGGGGCACGTCGTCGAGCTGCACGGCACGCTGACCACGACGTCGTGCATGCGCTGCGGCGCCCGCTGGCCCACCGAGCAGGTGCTGGCCCGCCTGGCCGACGAGCCCGACCCGCGGTGCACCGAGTGCGGTGCAGGCGTGCTCAAGCCGGACATCGTCTACTTCGGCGAGCGGCTTCCCGACGAGGCGCTGGAGCGGGCCGTGAACGCGGCGACGGACGCCGAGGTGTTCGTCGCCATCGGCACCACGCTGACGGTCCAGCCGGTGGCGAGCCTGGCCGGCCTGGCGGTGGACCGCGGCGCCCGGCTCGTCGTGGTCAACGCGCAGCCGACGCCGTACGACCACCTCGCGGCCGAGGTGATCCGCGAGCCGATCGACCAGGCGGTCCCGGCCCTCGTCGCGCGCCTCGTGGACGAGCAGGCCCGACCGCTCGGCTGA
- a CDS encoding GAF domain-containing protein: MAVGEGAVGEHAGRGREADRPGRGSEADLGDRAGGVLLSAILGMAGDLDVASLLERFVAASAELTGARYGAINIVDDTGTSITFVQTGVDPATVAALGHPPHAWGVLGSIPDQGVLRLDDLTDHPHFRGLPAAHPPMGPFLGAAVRGRGQRYGTLYLADKPGGFGQQDEGVVLTLAAAAAVAVQNAALYQLQVRRQRWAQAAAQISTMLLEGADAEDVLQAVADAARQVDGADGTVLILPTPDEALIVEIVSGDADDLLGLDVSDEPLVRQVFGGQDGHVSSAAAVTPGSPLGRYGPMLLAPLRTEGQGVGVLAVLRRPGALPFEPDDVELATSFAQQAALAFVLAEAQHLRGQAALRGERARIARDLHDLAIQQLFAAGMQVEAVSSNASEPVGAGVARALDEVTEHIDAGIRQIRVIVRALDDPDASVPLVARIRAEVEIARGALGFTPALSVQVDGAELDVEDEGEPAGPVDDLVAPGRANNVVAVVREGLANVARHARSRRVDVRLRVTSGPGGSVVVEVEDDGVGVPAAPERSSGTKNLALRAQEAGGSFSLLRPPSGRGALLRWSAPLD, from the coding sequence GTGGCAGTGGGGGAAGGTGCGGTGGGGGAGCACGCGGGTCGCGGCCGCGAGGCGGACCGTCCTGGTCGTGGTTCGGAGGCAGACCTCGGCGACCGTGCGGGCGGTGTCCTGCTGTCGGCGATCCTCGGCATGGCCGGCGATCTCGACGTGGCCAGCCTGCTCGAGCGCTTCGTCGCGGCGAGCGCCGAGCTGACCGGAGCGCGGTACGGCGCGATCAACATCGTCGACGACACGGGGACGTCGATCACCTTCGTCCAGACCGGCGTGGACCCGGCGACGGTCGCCGCACTGGGCCACCCGCCGCACGCGTGGGGCGTGCTCGGGTCGATCCCCGACCAGGGCGTGCTGCGGCTCGACGACCTCACCGACCACCCGCACTTCCGCGGGCTGCCGGCCGCGCACCCGCCGATGGGCCCCTTCCTCGGCGCCGCGGTCCGGGGGCGGGGCCAGCGGTACGGCACCCTCTACCTGGCGGACAAGCCCGGTGGGTTCGGTCAGCAGGACGAGGGCGTGGTGCTCACGCTCGCGGCGGCGGCGGCCGTCGCCGTGCAGAACGCCGCGCTGTACCAGCTGCAGGTGCGCCGGCAGCGGTGGGCGCAGGCCGCCGCGCAGATCTCGACGATGCTGCTCGAGGGCGCCGACGCGGAGGACGTGCTGCAGGCCGTCGCCGATGCGGCGCGCCAGGTGGACGGTGCCGACGGGACGGTGCTGATCCTCCCCACCCCGGACGAGGCGCTGATCGTCGAGATCGTGTCCGGTGACGCGGACGACCTGCTCGGCCTGGACGTGTCCGACGAGCCGCTGGTGCGCCAGGTGTTCGGCGGGCAGGACGGGCACGTCAGCTCGGCGGCCGCGGTGACGCCGGGCTCACCGCTGGGCCGGTACGGACCGATGCTGCTGGCGCCGTTGCGCACCGAGGGGCAGGGGGTCGGCGTGCTGGCGGTGCTGCGGCGCCCGGGCGCGCTGCCGTTCGAGCCGGACGACGTCGAGCTCGCCACGTCCTTCGCGCAGCAGGCAGCGCTCGCCTTCGTGCTGGCCGAGGCGCAGCACCTGCGCGGTCAGGCGGCGCTGCGCGGCGAGCGTGCACGGATCGCGCGGGACCTGCACGACCTGGCGATCCAGCAGCTGTTCGCCGCCGGGATGCAGGTCGAGGCCGTCTCGAGCAACGCGTCGGAACCCGTGGGCGCCGGCGTCGCCCGTGCCCTGGACGAGGTCACGGAGCACATCGACGCTGGCATCCGGCAGATCCGGGTGATCGTGCGCGCGCTCGACGACCCGGACGCCAGCGTGCCGCTGGTGGCCCGCATCCGGGCCGAGGTGGAGATCGCGCGCGGGGCCCTCGGGTTCACCCCGGCGCTGTCGGTGCAGGTGGACGGCGCCGAGCTCGACGTCGAGGACGAGGGGGAGCCTGCCGGACCGGTCGACGACCTCGTCGCGCCCGGACGGGCCAACAACGTGGTGGCGGTGGTCCGGGAGGGGCTGGCCAACGTGGCGCGGCACGCGCGCTCCCGACGGGTCGACGTGCGGCTGCGCGTCACCTCCGGACCGGGCGGCTCAGTGGTCGTCGAGGTCGAGGACGACGGGGTCGGCGTACCGGCCGCCCCGGAGCGCTCGTCGGGCACCAAGAACCTGGCGCTGCGCGCCCAGGAGGCGGGCGGCTCGTTCTCGCTGCTGCGCCCGCCGTCGGGCCGCGGCGCGCTGCTGCGCTGGTCGGCGCCGCTCGACTGA